From the genome of Tenrec ecaudatus isolate mTenEca1 chromosome 1, mTenEca1.hap1, whole genome shotgun sequence:
CCTCTGCCCTTTGGGGCTCCTAAAGGAGCCCTGCCTTCCCAAATGTACTCTCTTAGATTTTCAACGGGATATAGGCAAAGAGGGTCAAGTTTCTGCTCAGCTAGTGGTTTTTCTAGTCTCTTGGCCAGAATGCAATCTGCACTCCGAGCAGACAGGCGGTCTTCCTGTCTCTAACACACCTGCAggggcaggcctggagctgggcACAGAGGTGTCCTGGGTCAGAGTCAGCCTGTGCACGAGCTGAAAGGACCTCCTGAGCCTGCCAGGAGAAGCTCAGTCTGCTCTCATGGAGTGGGAAGAATGATACATAGATTGTTGCAGATGGGAAGGATATTAAGATGCAATTTCTATTTCACACCTGTTCTTAAAGAGAGATATTGGGGAAACAATGTCCTACCAGTCATAATCCCCTCTATTgaacaagaaagacgaggctatctagGCCTATAAAAattcagtctcaaaaaccctcagGAGtggttatactctgtcctatagcatagatttgatggcagtgagtttggttggggtttgtgAAGCCTGGACTTGGGCAAACCATAAAATAGAGAGATGGTTCTCAGTCAGAGATCCTGGTCAAAGGGATCACTAAGGCTCCCGTGATACTTTACCCTATCCCCAGGCAGAGCTAAGGTAGATAGCCTGCCTTTTAGGATAAGTGGACCATGCGTCCTGGCTTAGGTCAAGGGCACAGGCCGAGAGTTTGAATTCTACAAGGAATGGCAATACTACAACTCCCGGCACAGCATTAAACCTATCCCTGTTGGGGTTGGAGCAAATCCCTCAATCCGGAGAGTTTTCTGACACCTTCCCATTCATTGAGATTGGATGAGACCTGAGAGATGACATTGTTGCAActctcccattttacagatgatgaaATCCGCTCAGGAGTTTGGGTGATTTGCCAAATATTAGAGGCAAAGCCAAGCCTAAGAAGCAGGATGAGGCGATAATTTGGCACCCTCACTGGACTGTTTAAAGCTTGATGAAGACttccagtgggtgggtgggggtactcaacccttttttttttaccacccCCGCAAGTGACCACAACCCCTTTCTAAGAGTTCCTCTCCTGGGAGTCCCTGCCCAGAGCTCGCTGGGCTTACTAACAGCTGGGAGCCTGGCCCTGCAAAGCAACTTTCAGAGTGACAGGTGTTGCCATGGATGTACCTGTCTCCTTCACCTCATCCTTTTGCACTTGGTCCAGTGATACTCTTTTCTCTTTGCAGAGTCTCCTTCCTCACTAGACAAGATGTCTCACCAGAAAAAGCAACCCACTCCCATACCCCCTGTGGTCTGCGGGAagacaggtggtggtggtggtggtggcggcggcggcggcggaggcggTTCTGGGGACTGCTACATTTATAGCGGCGCTGGCGGCTCCGGAGGTTGCGGAGGCGGCGGCTCCgggggtggtggcggcggcggcggcggcggcgtcaAGTACcccggaggcggcggcggcggcggtggctcCAGCTGCGGGGGCGGCGGCGGCTACTCCGGCGGCGGTGGCTCCAGCTGCGGGGGCGGCTCCTCcgggggcggcggcggctccgGCGGCGGTGTCAAGTActctggcggcggcggcggttccagctgcggcggcggcggctacTCCGGCGGCGGTTCCagctgcggcggcggcggcggcggctactCCGGGGGCGGTTCCagctgcggcggcggcggcggtcaGGAAGTCCAGTGCCAGAGCTACGGCGGCGGCTctagtggcggcggcggcggcggcggttccagctgcggcggcggcagcggcggctaCTCCGGCGGCGGGGGCTCCAGCTGCGGGGGCTACTCTGGCGGCGGGGGCTCCagctgcggcggcggcggcggcggtggcggctaCTCCGGCGGCGGCGGCTACTCCGGCGGCGGGCAGGCCACCCAGACCGTGTGCGCGCCCCAGCAGAGCAGCGGCTGGGGCTcctccggcggcggcggcggcggcagctgcGGGGGCGGCTCCTCCGGGGGTGGCAGCGGCTGCTTTAccaccggcggcggcggcggcagctgcGGGGGCGGCTCCTCCGGGGGTGGCAGCGGCTGCTTTAccaccggcggcggcggcggcggcagctgcGGGGGCGGCTCCTCCGGGGGTGGCAGCGGCTGCTTTACcaccggtggcggcggcggcggctcctctGGTTGCGGCGGCGGCTCCTCCGGGGGCGGCGGCGGCTCTGGCAGTGGCAAGGGCGTCCCGATCTGCCACCAAACCCAGCAGAAACAGGCGCCTTCCTGGCCCGGCAAATAAGGCCCCTTGGCGGCCCCGGGGGGCGGAGGAGCTGGGAGTGCTCTCTGTGGGCGCAGATGGGCTTAGCACTCTCATGATATTGCCCTGGGGGTTACAAATCTCCCTGTGCCACTGACTTAGAAACCTCGCAGGCTGCATCTTGCTCTGCAGTTTGTCCTGCTTGGTTTGTTGTACAACTACCTCCCAACCTCAATGCACCCTCGGTCAATAAATGTGCAATTCATGAGAATCTCTGAGGCTTCAGGAGTCTTTTGTAACTTCCAAATTCCTCCATGCCTGTCCAT
Proteins encoded in this window:
- the LORICRIN gene encoding loricrin, with amino-acid sequence MSHQKKQPTPIPPVVCGKTGGGGGGGGGGGGGGSGDCYIYSGAGGSGGCGGGGSGGGGGGGGGGVKYPGGGGGGGGSSCGGGGGYSGGGGSSCGGGSSGGGGGSGGGVKYSGGGGGSSCGGGGYSGGGSSCGGGGGGYSGGGSSCGGGGGQEVQCQSYGGGSSGGGGGGGSSCGGGSGGYSGGGGSSCGGYSGGGGSSCGGGGGGGGYSGGGGYSGGGQATQTVCAPQQSSGWGSSGGGGGGSCGGGSSGGGSGCFTTGGGGGSCGGGSSGGGSGCFTTGGGGGGSCGGGSSGGGSGCFTTGGGGGGSSGCGGGSSGGGGGSGSGKGVPICHQTQQKQAPSWPGK